The Bartonella sp. HY038 genome includes the window AATATTTCCTTGAGATACAATCTTACCTGATGCATTGCAAAGAAAGGCAATGACATCAAGATCATATTCATCTTTTTTTTTGGAAAAAATTCCGCCTAAGAATCCCTTTTTTTCTTCATTTACATCCCAACCAAGACCTATCGTCACTAAAGATAGATCATAATCATTTTTACGCAGACTAACGCCTTGTCCTTTACGCAAACTAACTGACATATAAAATCCCCTGTTTAAGCAATTTAACTATAAAACCACATTCACAACTGAAGGAGGAGGCGGTAAATCATCCAGTCCAAGAATTTCTTTTTTTCCCGCTTCTACCTTTTGGCTACCGACAGCAACACTCGCCGATACCCATTTGAAGAAAGATTTGATTGATGAACTATCAGCTGTATCAAGCTGTAAAACAATCTCAGTGATTTCTTTTAACACTTTAGTATCTGCATCATGGCCTGCCGCACAAGCAACGACAATACCTGTTTTTGCGGCTTTAAAATCGCTTAGTCCCTTGCGCCAATCATCAGTTGGAGCACCATCCGTCATCAAAAAGATTAAGGGCCGCCAATCGCCTTTGACGTCAGCAGTCGTTTTTCTAACTTCACTACCTATTTTTGCAGCGACTAAAGACAAAGCTTCACCCAATGCCGTTGTTCCTGTAGCAGTAAGCTGTCCAAGGTTAAAACTTAAAAGATCGGTTAAAGGTACTGTTTGTCGAGCATTTGAGCCAAATGTAATTACTGAAATATAAGCCGTTTCAA containing:
- a CDS encoding VWA domain-containing protein, with the protein product MRRLPVYLLLDCSSSMYGEPIEAVKNGVQTLLMTLKQDPYALETAYISVITFGSNARQTVPLTDLLSFNLGQLTATGTTALGEALSLVAAKIGSEVRKTTADVKGDWRPLIFLMTDGAPTDDWRKGLSDFKAAKTGIVVACAAGHDADTKVLKEITEIVLQLDTADSSSIKSFFKWVSASVAVGSQKVEAGKKEILGLDDLPPPPSVVNVVL